The segment TCAGCTGCTCGGGATTGCCACTGACCACCTTGCTGCCGGCCAGTGGCGGCTGCTGCGCCCCCGCGCCCGAGCCATCAGGCATGTGACAGGACGCGCACAGCTGTTCGTAGAGCTGCCGGCCCCCCGCGTTCGCCGACGCCGGCGCCGGTTTCACCGCGCCCGCCGCGACCGTGGCCGCCGGTGCAGCCGTCCCCGCCTGCTCGCCAACATACATGATCCGCCAGATCCGACCGCGATCAGTCTCGCTGATGTAGAGTGAACCGTCCGGTCCAACCGCCACGCCGCCCATCCGGAACCGCTGCGGGCCCGCGTTGGCTGCAAACACTTCATACGATCCCAGCGGCGCACCTTTCGCGTCGAACGGCACGAAGCAAACGTTGAACCCGTCCTGCGGCAGCGGCGCGCGATTCCACGAGCCGTGAAACGCCACGAACGCCCCGCCGCGATAGCGCTCGGGAAACTGCGTGCCGGTGTAGAACTGCATCTGCAGCGGCGCCCAGTGCGCCGGAAACGCGATCAGCGGCTCGTCGTATTTTCCCACCTCCGCGCGCTTGCGCCCGTCGCCGCCGAACTCCGGATTGATCATCCGCGCCTTCTTGTAGGGGTCCCAATACGTGAATGGCCAGCCGAGGTTCACGCCTTCCTTCAACCGGTGCATCTCCTCGGCCACGCGCTCCGCGTTGTCGAGTGTGTCGTAGTAATCCGGCGCCACCGTGTTCAGTCCGTCGCGGCCCATCATGACCATGAAAAACTCCTTGGCCACCGGCTGCCACGCGATCGCCAGCGAATGCCGGTGGCCGGTCGAGAAATGAAATCCGTCGGACTGCTTCTGGTTCTGTTTCTCCGGATCGAACCGCCAGAATCCGCCGTGCGTCTTCAGATATTCAGTTGGATCCTTGCCCTTTGCACCGAGCTGCCGGTCGCCATCGCTGTAGACGTTGTGCGGCGAACCCGTTTCGACCAGCAGCCGGCCCTGGCTGTCGAACGCGAAGGCCTTCGACGTATGCGAGAATTCGTTCGGCAGTCCGCTCACGATCAGCTGCGGCTCGCCTGTCGGCACGAGTTGTCCGGGCTCAAGTTTGTAGCGATAGACTGCGCTGTCGGTCGAGTGGTAGAGCCAACCGTCGTGCACCGCGATGCCCGTGCCTCCGCCGGAGCCGAACTCCTGCTTCTGCTCGAAGCGTCCGTCGCCGTCGGCATCGCGCAGCGCGAGGATGCCGCCGCGCGAGGTCTTCGCATAGACGGCGCCTTCCGGCGTCACCGCCAGGAACCGCAGCGCATCGCCAGCGTTGCCGGTGCCGCGGCCGGCCATGAGATCATCCGCGACGATCAACCCACGAAAGCCGGACGGGAGCGTGAGTCCGCCGTTGTCGGCGTCGGGATTGGGCATGCTGGCGGCGTGCGCCGCGACCGAAAGAAGGGAGAGCGCGAGTCCGTAACGAAAATGTTGCATAGGGAAATTGCGAAGGGGCGGACGCACCATGAGCGGCTGCGTCGGTTTCGCAAACTGGCGCAGCCTCGGCGGAAAAGATGCAGCGTCGCCGCGTCATACGGCCCGGCGCGCAG is part of the Opitutus terrae PB90-1 genome and harbors:
- a CDS encoding PQQ-dependent sugar dehydrogenase, whose amino-acid sequence is MQHFRYGLALSLLSVAAHAASMPNPDADNGGLTLPSGFRGLIVADDLMAGRGTGNAGDALRFLAVTPEGAVYAKTSRGGILALRDADGDGRFEQKQEFGSGGGTGIAVHDGWLYHSTDSAVYRYKLEPGQLVPTGEPQLIVSGLPNEFSHTSKAFAFDSQGRLLVETGSPHNVYSDGDRQLGAKGKDPTEYLKTHGGFWRFDPEKQNQKQSDGFHFSTGHRHSLAIAWQPVAKEFFMVMMGRDGLNTVAPDYYDTLDNAERVAEEMHRLKEGVNLGWPFTYWDPYKKARMINPEFGGDGRKRAEVGKYDEPLIAFPAHWAPLQMQFYTGTQFPERYRGGAFVAFHGSWNRAPLPQDGFNVCFVPFDAKGAPLGSYEVFAANAGPQRFRMGGVAVGPDGSLYISETDRGRIWRIMYVGEQAGTAAPAATVAAGAVKPAPASANAGGRQLYEQLCASCHMPDGSGAGAQQPPLAGSKVVSGNPEQLIAVVLHGPAEVLPPDRPKYGNVMPSFAVLGNQQVADLLSYVREVFGNRGTPVTPANVEAIRQQR